The Phragmites australis chromosome 13, lpPhrAust1.1, whole genome shotgun sequence DNA window CCTGTTGTCAACCAAAAGATTAAGGTTCTGACTAATGTTCTTCCTTTGCATCTGCAACAAGGTTCATTTGGTGAGAGAAAAGCAAGTGCAAAGGACAAGCGTAAATTCTTTGAATTGTTGCGGAGCAAGTCTGTAAATGGTTCAAGCACTACTATTGAGTCTCCATCTAGCTTGATTGATGATCAGCAGAACACTTGTCTTGATTTGTCCTTGTTTAATTCTGGAGTCAAGTTTATTGAAAACGGGAGTAGTTCCTGTGAAGAAGCAAATTCTTGTGAGGGATGTCAGCGACACTTATCTGACAATGAGGAAATCATTACGCCTTCAGAATCTCATGATGTTTTATGTGAGGGATCTCTGGGGATTTTAGTTGACAACAGGGATGCCAGCTCTTCATCAGCACTTTCTGACACAGAAGACGTGGTTTCTAAGAAGCCCCAGCCATTTGAGCTCATTGGAGCAGAGGGGGAGGAAGCCGATCCTGCTCAAGAGTTTGAACACATTGGAGCAGGGGTGGAGGAACCCAATCCTGCTCAAGAGTTCGAGCCCATTGGAGCAGAGGAGGAACTCTATCCAGCTCAAGACAAACCAAGTCCAGAAGAGCTGGCTTTCCTGCGATCCCTTGGCTGGGATGAGAACGAAGTGGTTCCACCTCTTCAACAGGAAGAGATTGCTGACTGTGTAAGCGTTTGTTACATTCTCTAATCTACTACTGGATCGAACTTATTTTAActtaagggcatgtttggatcACTACCACATAACGTCACACATCCCTGCCGAAGTGTGGTagccaaccaaacaggcccttagccTTAACCATCTCAATTGATTGCATCATACGAGGTAGTGCATAGCATTCCGGCAACTCCTTCGTGAATGTGGTGgtaaattttttatatgtttccTACTGTTTTTGTAGGTGAGGCAGAACGTGAGGCTGCAGCAGAAGCTTCAGGAATGCAGGGGCTAATCGCAGAATTTGTGGGGCAACGTTACTGTGTCGTCACCATGCTGAGAACTTGTGTGGACGTGACGCTGTGGCATGATGAGTTTTGGTAACTACCTGGTCAACCGACATGGAATGATTGTCTAGTTTAGAAAatccagagtttttttttcttaatgcttgtTCAGCATCGTGGGGGGAGGTTTCATGAGTAGAGCTGACATTTTCCCCTGCTGAAAAGaggttttagggtttttttcttCCTCATTTTCCCAGAAGGAATACCAAATGCAAGTCTGTCTGGTGTTGGAGGCACATAGGTGTGCGTAAGTGCGTTGCTCTGAAAGAAtaggttgtttttcttttttactttccATGGCTTATCCTTGTTtcagaaaaaagagaaagagaatgcTCGGTCTTAACATGAAAAGGTGCACAGGATTATCATGatgttgggttttgcttgacaagtttttttttcctttgcataTTTTCCAATCTTTTGTCCTCCTATTTGGCGCTCTCCCCTTTGGTTCGTGCAGATGTGACCAGGAGGTTTAAAGTGGGAACGCCAAATTGCCACGTAGAACAAGTGTAGCGAAAGCCAGCTCTCTCGTGATGACCGTAAGCCCGTTCGACTTCGTTTAGACTGCTCATACACAGGTACCCCACAAATAAATCATCAATGTCTTCTCGATGACAGTTCTCGTTATCCAGTACCAGTAGTGTGATAAGATTCTACGATGACATGGAATCTTAGGTCATCTATGGATGGGCACCTGCCCCCCGCTACATGGCACCCAGCAAAATGATGTATGTACCTTGCTGGTAAATGTTGCTTTCTCACCTAAACCCATTGACGACTCCTCAAAGAATAGCAGATATTATTGCTCACCAAACCACTACATGATCGTATTACACTTTTACCTTCCACCCAATAATTAACTCTTTTTTGCGGAATTTGTAAAAGAAGGTTGATTTTTAATGTTTttgacgatttgtgatcatgtATGACAGTATTAGCTACAGACCCAGGGGCTCTAGTACTGTAGGTGATAACTGCATGATCATTGATCAATGTATAAATTACTCAAAAACAAGAGGGATCGGAAATCCAAATCATGAGTTTACTTGCAAGGGAAACAAACCGAGGTAGGCCACTCCTGATGAACGAACATGGTCAGGGGCCAAGTAATCTAGTCCCAGTAGGACCGGCCGGTTGCTCACCAACTTGGGCATCAGACACATGTTGGTTACCTAGCCCCTTCTGTTTTTGAATGGAGTCAAATAATACCGAACTTTCCTCGCCAAAGAGGCACTTTAGTAGACAGGGCATGTAAACCCATACGAATTTAAACAGGAAAAATGTAGCGATTCTAGAAAGCATGTAGAAGCAAAACTTCCTTTTTTTTAGGGAAGAAGCAAAACTTCGAGGAACGTTCTAAAGTTAAACGCAGCGATCAAAATCTGAACCATTTGGACCTAAAAGGCCACGCGGCCACTCTCAGCTGAGGAAAATGTTAACAAGTACAAACCAAACAAGTGCCAAGGAGAAGCTGGTCCATAGTGGGATAAAGCAGCCACCTCCGATTACCAGTCTCCTTCACGGTTGCTTGCTTGAGCCCCCGGGCCTGCTGGCCACTAGCTTTCacaccttctctctctctctctctctctctctctctctctctctctctctctctctctctctctcctgtttTTTTGCTTATTAGATTACGATCATTTGCTTGTGGCCATAGAGCAAACCTAACTGTAACTACCAAATTATAACTATACGTATGATCACAAATATAAGCTTGGCCTTCGTCCAATAGAAGAATTAAGCACACACTTCTAGCTTTCTCTCTTGTCGCACTTTCAAGTTCCAAGCCAAAGGATGGAGGCAGCACGGTTGCTTCTGTTGGTGGCCGTGGTGGTCGCGGCCAGTTGCACCACCGGCGCCCTGGCCGCGACGCCCCACCTCAAGGGCCTGCGCGTGCACCTGACGCACGTGGACGCGCACGGCAACTACTCGCggatgcagctgctgcagcGGGCGGCGCGCCGGAGCCAGCACCGTATGTCCAGGCTCGTGGCGCGGGCCACCGGCGTGCCGATCGCGTCGAGCAGCAAGGCCGTCGCGTCGGGCGGCGACCTGCAGGTGCCGGTCCACGCCGGCAACGGGGAGTTCCTGATGGACCTGGCCATCGGCACGCCGGCGCTGGCGTACTCGGCCATCGTCGACACCGGCAGCGACCTGGTGTGGACGCAGTGCAAGCCGTGCCTCGACTGTTTCAAGCAGAGCACGCCGGTGTTCGACCCGTCCTCGTCCTCCACCTACGCCACCCTGCCGTGCTCCAGCTCCTTCTGCAGCGACCTGCCCACCTCCACGTGCTCGTCGGCGTCCAAGTGCGGCTACACCTACACCTACGGCGACGCCTCGTCGACGCAGGGCATCCTGGCCACGGAGACCTTCACGCTGGCCAAGGCAAAGCTCCCCGGCGTCGCGTTCGGCTGCGGTGATACGAACGAGGGCGACGGGTTCACGCAGGGCGCGGGCCTCGtcggcctcggccgcggccCCCTGTCTCTTGTCTCCCAGCTCGGCCTGGAGAAGTTCTCCTACTGCCTCACCTCCCTCGACGACACCAACAAGAGCCCGCTCCTCCTGGGCTCCGTCGCCAACATCTCGGAGAGCGCGGCCACCGCACCGGTGCAGACCACCCCGCTGGTCAAGAACCCGAGCCAGCCGTCCTTCTACTACGTGACCCTCACGGGCATCACCGTCGGGTCGACGGAAATCACCCTCCCGAGCTCGGCGTTCACGATCCAGGACGACGGCACGGGCGGCGTCATCGTGGACTCCGGCACGTCGATCACGTACCTGGAGGTGCAGGGCTACCGCGCGTTGAAGAAGGCCTTCGCGGCGCAGATGTCGCTGCCGACGGCCGACGGGTCGGGCATCGGGCTGGACCTGTGCTTCCAGGCGCCGGCGAAGGGCGTGGACCAGGTGTCGGTGCCGAAGCTGGTGTTCCACTTTGACGGCGGCGCGGACCTGGACCTGCCGGCGGAGAACTACATGGTGCTGGACTCCGGCTCCGGCGCGCTGTGCCTGACGGTGATGGGCTCGCGGGGGCTCTCCATCATCGGCAACTTCCAGCAGCAGAACTTCCAGTTCGTGTACGACGTTGCTGGGGACAAGCTCTCCTTCGCACCCGTGCAGTGCGCCAAGTTGTGACTTGCGTAAGCGTGTACCTGTTGTACTGTTCGTCATTCTTAGCCGTACGTGTATGTATCTGATCGTGTTGGTGGCATCGTATTCAGGGTGCCCTGATTTATATTTGCTGGAACTGTCGTGGCATCGAGTGCTCTTGCTTCATCTTTCTGCTTTCTTTCGTTTCTCGGGTAAGTGGCAGCAGGCATGGGGACAGAGACAGATACCATTTGGTTCATGTCCTGGCCTGAAACCGTCGTGCAAAGACACTAGGTACCAAACAAGTTTTAACCGTGTTCGTAGTTCGGACCTCGCGAGGCTAGTGTTCTCCCTTACTTTTTACTTGCTAGTCTGTGCGGTCACTTTCGGAGCTATAGGTTTATTTGGTAGGGGtctaatttttaacttttttgaaATTAAGTATTTTTAgtttcaaaaatttataaaattagagCTATAGGTAtatctgtttggtagagctttagCTTTAAAATTTTTTAGAGTTAGTCATCTCTaactttaaaattttttaaGCTAGAGCTATGAACAGATTGATAATATTTAGTTAAGttatattgtttttattttaaactaaaaataaatgtttaaactatatatttttatccTATAAACTCTAAATCTGGTATAAATCTTAGAGTTGGATCTTTGTCAAACAACCTCTTAGAATGTTTGGATCAAccatcttatttatattttggactaaaataataaattaaactattttattataGTTTATAACTTTAAAATCTGACGAAATTAGAAGATAGAATTGTACCGTCTTAATGCCCTCAGACTAGGACGCTAAGACCATTAACAATGGTACACATCAGCTGTTTTGCAGGAGGAGAGTGTGTGTGAGGTGAGAGATAGAGATCTTTCTTTAGCGAAACAACCGTATCGTGAGCAATTTTTAGCATTAGGCAATGACGGGTGCACATTTACCAGATGGCATCTCTATCGGAGGCTAGCCATTGGTTGATTCATGCCAAATTAAAGGATTGTGTACTCACTGAGAAACAACCGATTATATGAATTATCTGTTAAAACGTCATTTAGATTATGTTGATAAAAAAGATAGACCTAGACGACAACACCCGTACAATTGCTATAATGATTCTCAATTAATCCAACAACTCAACAAGGGTCATTTAAAAATGAGAGATCAAGAAGCAACCAAGTGGTCAAAATCTCCTCATGCCCCCAGCTAATGCCACATTTAGGATAGCCTCCACCTGACATCTAGTATTTGTTTGACATAACTCTCCTTAATTTAAGTTTTCTAAAAAATGATTCTCTAAGGTAAATTCTACAGAGAAAGTgattatgtaggaaaaataaataagagaaaactgatttttttttaagctcatagcatctagttcatttcaacGAAACACTCACACGGAATCACTTTGAGAGCTAAAAACTATAAACTGACGTTTGATAAAGCTCCCACTAATTTCACTCTGGAGCTAATCTAGGAGGTCTGCACCCCAGAAGTGGGTGAGGTCTGTCACACCATCACAGAAGTGTGAGTTGTGTGGGTTGGACCTGACAATAACCCAGAACCGTCGTGATGGAGCCTAGGTCTCACCCTACgcgtgtgtgtctatatatatatatgcatgtaaaaTTATATGGCAGTTTCAAAAAATAGTAGCAATAAATGCTTTTCCCCAGCATATTAAATAGTAGCAATAAGTTATGAATGGACAAGACATTGATTTCGTTGCTGCGACGCTATGCGGGCCCACCCAAGAGGTGTCATCCGAACAGTGGGCGAAACCTTTTGGGTATATAAATCGGTCACATCGACCCTGCCAATGTTAGCGGCTATTTTCTTCCAACACAACCaagagagaaggaggagaggggagaggggaggggatgaTTTTACGGTGAAGTTCTGCTCGAGGAAAGAGgtatattttttctctattttttttacaaacctagTAGGATAGTCGCTAGTATTAGATTTTGACAAAGGTTAGAGATTggatctataatttttttttacaaacccagTATGATAGCCACTAGAcataggttagaatgtagatctagatttagaattatggttagacatagtttagcaacTAGATCATATTTGTAcgtatattttagtaattagatgtagtatttagacatatattagGTATTAGATATAGTGTAGGCATAACTAAGatagtagatgtaggatttagaggtgtttTATGTAGCGACATGGGAATATTTTGTTCTAATATAGATTACATATTGGGCcatgtttgtaatgaattttgcattattataGATGTTgttttacataattttttatgttatgtCACAATAATTTTAGGGTTTTTATCAATGGTTGCCACATATGTCGGATCAGtggcagtttaggattttttttatagggaCAATGAGATATTATCTAGTCCGGAAGGGGTAGTATTGTCCGTATTTCAGTCAATGGACAAAGGTATCTCTAGACCTGTGCACAAAAGTGTCAGCCACTTTGTACGTCTGGTTGAtgtggggtttcaaaatagaccccgaggttcaagagatgaccattggTACTGTGAGTAACCGTCTAAGAGATGCTGAAACAAAACTTGAGTACGAgattaggatggaggaagcacgGTTGCGTTAGGAGGCAAGGCACGAGCGCCAATAAAAACTTCAACACCAGGAATAAGAACACAAACGACATGGCGAGGAACTTTAGAAGCGTGAGGAAGAACATCGTCCCCAACAGGATATTCTAAGGAGGCAAGAGGCCGAGCTTTAAAGGCGTGAGGCACTCCTGCGTCGGCAGGAAGAGGCTGAGCGCGAAGCGGCACGTCAACAAAGAGGGAGACATCCCAGGTCCACCCAGTTGAAGCATTTTCCTGTCCGCATCAATGTAATATTATCGTCAACTTTGTGTTACCCGCACACAtccaataatgataataaaattGACAGCTTCTACTAGAACTAATCACATTACTAAATATATACTCTATTTTCAGACCGACCCTTTtcagacatattttttttagaattaaccTTCTCATCAATAGTCTTTTCGGAACAACATTTTTCAGACTTAtatttttcagaagtagcctttttaaACCTAGTCTTTTCAGctgtagccttttcagatgtagactttttagaagtagtcttttcagttgatatgaccacACCTTACTGCAGAATTAACTGCTTTCCAGTGTCATTTTCTGTGGACTTAGTACATGCACCAACACAATTCTGCAGTATAAATACATGATATCCTGCCCACATGTACAACCAAACCACTAGCCTCAACGTCCACAACTACGACGAAAATAGTATCGGATCCTTTCCTTAAGAAATACATGGCGGATAATCCATTACATTCGGGTCAAAGTGCACATGTATTGGTGTTGAGACAAtgaaagtccttgatgtcgactagaggggggtaaatagttatttctgaaatttaaaactcagtAGCGGATTAGACAGTGTCCGGAGACTTTggctcaatccggatactccgggtttcggagtatccgagttcacccggattatccggactatacaggaactcgaaaTCAAAGTAAGTTTAAGTGAATCTACTAAAGTCTACGAGTTACCACTATATCTATAAGATGTATATGTTCCTTTCAACAATAATGctgcactcaaatactcgcaagcaacaatattgaggcaaatcctcaaataacaatttgaacgaataacttgcaagaaattaaatagagaCAAGATTTGTTTTCGAGGTTCGGCcccctcacaaagaagtgcataCGTCTCCGTTAAGGaactcacaaagagccgggtctttttcaaccctatcctcacctaagcgaccacaaagatcgagctagggttcttactctaTTCGTGGGTGATACAAActccccgtggcactccacaacgaTTGGGTACTCTACGGGTGAtctcttgccgtctagaagcacaaagcttcaagagaaaagatcgcaaatcgcAGCTTGGCAaaaactcaaaatgctcaaagattttcttgttgctctcttgctccaaatctcactccccaaactAAACTCACAAATCTTATCAAAGATTaggcactagaggggtttgggagggctattgaatgatCTAGAGATTATTTGTGCGCTGGTGCTTAAACAGCAATAAATGAAAGGGGGTGAAGAGATATTTATACTCTTCcccaaaaaactagctgttactgtgctattcagacagactcggagtattcgggttcacccggagtctccagttaGCACAGAAACTCATgcacctaacctgtcagaactaACTGTTACACTGACCGgattcacccggagactccaggtaacactttgagaaaaacCGGCTAGAACACTAGTTCGGAGGATGCTCGGAAGGTCCGAAAGCATCAGGACTCGAAGACTCCAGACCAacttggagactccggttaaaacacCTTGactaaccgagagcctttctcgtagtctcactcggagactttGGGACACAAACAGCATCCAAAGTATCCggactaacccggagactccaggctcAGAATTAAAGCGAAACCAAGACTCTCTCTCAGAATCTCACTTGGAGACTCCAGAACACTTGCATAGTTCAGAGTATCCAGGCTATCCCGAAGACTCTGGGCTCAGAATTAAAGCCAAACTGAGAGCtcttctcggagtctcacttggAGACTTCAGGACACCTAACAGAATCTGGAGtttccggaccaacccggagactctagaACCAGACAACTCTATCCTATTTtcccggtgttcgtgagtgatggtgtctctcaaaattggttttcacaaaatactttgagcaCGGAGACACTACCAAGACTACAAAAagcatccctctttatagtacgacattcctaaactcaaattcaaaataaaaatgaattgaactctatgagtttcttcatgctgcttctcctttctttttgagggacattgattttttttaatatttttcaatggtactaaaacctattcataaacatgataaactcattagtcccttaatcatttgtcatcaattagccaaaacccacaaggggcctagatgcacttttagacAATTGCAGGGTGATGAAGTCCTCCGAGTTCTCCTACACCTacggaaggaggttcttcatatgCCGCAACTATGAGTACGATCCACCCCAAGGAAGCACCAATATTGGCTTCCGTAACTTATTGccaaactactacaaaaataaCTAAGATTTACCACTTAACATGTTGATCTTCATTGCAGTTGCCACCACCATTATGTGAATTTTTATAGTGGTTGGATACTGAGCAGTCGGAAGTGGATATGTTCCTCCTTCACACTGAGCATTGCGTCGCTTGGAAACGCTTTCATGAGATGGAAGCAAACGAGATGAGGGAGGCTACGCGCAAGCGCATTCAGGAGGAGTAGTAGAAGATGAGGGATGAGCATAACCGCATGATGGCGAAGGCCCgtgagaggaagaggaagaggaagcacAAGAGGGCACGTGACACAGGACTCGAAGCGGTAAGGAAGAGAAAGTAACATATTGCACTCAGTAGACTAGATGTTGTAATCATGTTGTTTATATTCTATAAGGCATATTAGGTTTAGACATGATACTTGTTTAGGTCATAATGATCATGTACTGTGCATGCCAACACTCGTATATATCACAGTTCCCATTAAAGTCATCAAGTTCAACTTTTCGTTTCTGTCAAATTCGGGTATTCAAAATATCGTACAAATATCTAATAACATGGACGATTCAACAGAAAAAATTACGATGTAAATTAAATTATTGTGGCCAAAGCAAGGTGTTGCCCGTTCATGGGGTGACACCTTGTTATCGCCTGTTCAACGGGCGAGACAAAGGTGTCACCCGTTCACCATGCGATAGCAAGGTCTCGCACAGTGAACAGGTGAAACATCTTACTCACCGATTTTTTAATTCACTACCAGTCAGGCCCCACAAGGTCTCACCTAATCGCCCGATGAACGGGTGACGGTAGCATGCCCGATGAATGAGCGATGATAGCATATTGTTGCTACTAGTTTCTAGCCATGCAAGCTTAGGCATTTTGGCCCGCATGTCGCTCCTATCCGCTCGATCTGGTGCATATGGTAAGCACCACGAAATCACGAATCATCATTAGTGCTAGCGGTAGTAGGCACAACTACCACACCTTACAGAACTCTCTCACTCCAATCCCCTCACCTCCCAATCTCATCGCATCgcagagagaggggggggggggagggggcgtgCGTGCTGGCGTCTGAGCTCGGTGGGGGTCCAAGAAGATGGTGGGGAACGATTGGATCAACAGCTACCTGGAGGCCATCCTCGATGCGGTTGGCGCCGTGGAGGAAATCTCCACCGCCGTGGCATGTAGGGGCGAGGGGGAGGTTGGGGAGAAGCAGGACAAGTCGTCGCTGATGCTCTGGGAGAGGGATCGATTCAGCCTTGCGCGCTACTTCATCGAGGAGGTCATCTCCGACTTTGACGAGACTAACCTCTACAAGACTTGGGTCCACATAAGCATCACCGTCGCTGTCTTCTCCACATAATCTGATTTCTGTAGCCACCTCCCGTTTGTCGTGGGTGCAGGGGCCTCGATTCATGCAACGTCACTATTGGATCTGCGCAGTAGGGCCTCGATTTGTGCTGCTCGACTTCAATTCATACCACTCACAACAAGTATAGTTAGTTGATGTGGCTACGGAGGCCTCAAACTGCGCGGACGCTGTTGTAGATGATGACAACGATAGTGGTGGTCGCGGAAGCAGTGAAGGGCATGGAGCTGCTAGATCTAGCCACCCCTAAGTGTGGTGCCGCTTCTCCACCTCTGTTTGGCTGCCACCTTGATGTGACGTCgcctctccaccaccatcagGCATTCAATTGCCCGATTCAGTTGTCCCCACAAGCATGGCACATCCACCGGGCAAGTAGGAAGTTGCAGGGTTGTCACAATTGTCACAACCCCAAATCCACCGCTCTCTTTCACTGATCTACGAATTTGATTTGGTATTCATATAAATTTGCCTATATAATGCTTTAAATGTGCCTATATGATGCATCAAATAGTTTTTTGCTACAACCTCAATTATCTTCGCTCTCTTCTGTGCTCTGTCGATTCGCTATGCATTCGTATGAGTTTGCTTATGTAATGCTTCAAATTTGTCTCAAATTGCTTTACAATTTGTCTACTGTTATCCTTTTTTACTTCTTAGAATCATTCTAATTTGTCTTTTCAAATCACGCTGATTTACTTTTCAAAATACGCTTATTTgcttttcaaaatcttcttATTTGTTTGCTCCAAATCTCCTAATTTGCTTTCAAGAAATTTAACGTATTTGATACTGCTTTTTGTTTATATTACTCTATTTATCCCAGTGCGTGAGTGGGTAAGGGAGACACAAATTCTAGTTTGATTTTTGCTTTAAAACATGGAGCATAATGATCTGATTTTTCCTAAGACATAAATTCTAATTTGCTTCCTGACTTTAGTCTGATTTGTTTATACCTTTTTAAAAAATGCTTTTATGTATCTAGGTGAATTAGGAAGAATAGACGGTCTTCCCATCTGCACGGGTGAAACGCCGGGAATGGAAAGATAGATAGTGTACTGGTGGTTGGTTAATTAATCATTTTTTAAGTGGAAAGAAAGCACAGTTAattaatcatatttttattaggATGTGCATGCCGAAAGGCTAATGCATGGTCCATACAAAAATCGCGCCCCGCGGGTGCTTCAGCTTGAGGCACTTCCCTGGCGCACGGCCCAAACGTAACAAAATGTCCGTCAAGGCTGTCTTCAGGGCACACTCATGTGCCAGCACCTCCAAAAGgtcggagtttttttttttatattttttgattaaaaatttaaataaatagattcctcgtgaaaaaaattacaaaactaggcgTCTGCAGC harbors:
- the LOC133887773 gene encoding aspartic proteinase nepenthesin-1-like, whose translation is MEAARLLLLVAVVVAASCTTGALAATPHLKGLRVHLTHVDAHGNYSRMQLLQRAARRSQHRMSRLVARATGVPIASSSKAVASGGDLQVPVHAGNGEFLMDLAIGTPALAYSAIVDTGSDLVWTQCKPCLDCFKQSTPVFDPSSSSTYATLPCSSSFCSDLPTSTCSSASKCGYTYTYGDASSTQGILATETFTLAKAKLPGVAFGCGDTNEGDGFTQGAGLVGLGRGPLSLVSQLGLEKFSYCLTSLDDTNKSPLLLGSVANISESAATAPVQTTPLVKNPSQPSFYYVTLTGITVGSTEITLPSSAFTIQDDGTGGVIVDSGTSITYLEVQGYRALKKAFAAQMSLPTADGSGIGLDLCFQAPAKGVDQVSVPKLVFHFDGGADLDLPAENYMVLDSGSGALCLTVMGSRGLSIIGNFQQQNFQFVYDVAGDKLSFAPVQCAKL